The following are encoded in a window of Telmatobacter sp. DSM 110680 genomic DNA:
- a CDS encoding DinB family protein: MKKLAILLLIAVPLCAQTNEKKPPTTLRGVLLEQLRTTHDQEDWFVPVSIAVDGLTAEQAMWSPGKGDHSVGQLAYHIWYWDQRALNDFKGEKNEKFDGNNNDTFDKFTAAQWDDLVKKLNQVLADWEKAVNDADDAKLAANASLIAHVGAHNAYHVGQILYVRKQHGVWNPDKGVK, encoded by the coding sequence ATGAAGAAGCTGGCGATCCTATTACTTATCGCAGTTCCGCTCTGCGCACAGACTAATGAAAAGAAGCCGCCGACCACGTTACGCGGCGTACTGCTGGAGCAGTTGCGCACCACGCATGACCAGGAAGATTGGTTCGTTCCAGTGAGCATCGCGGTAGATGGGCTAACCGCAGAGCAAGCCATGTGGAGTCCGGGAAAGGGAGACCACTCCGTAGGGCAACTGGCTTACCACATCTGGTATTGGGACCAGCGCGCGCTCAACGACTTCAAAGGCGAGAAGAATGAGAAGTTCGACGGCAACAACAACGACACCTTTGACAAGTTCACGGCTGCGCAATGGGATGACCTGGTGAAGAAACTTAACCAGGTGCTGGCGGATTGGGAGAAAGCTGTGAACGATGCCGACGATGCGAAACTTGCCGCCAATGCCTCGCTGATCGCCCACGTGGGCGCGCATAACGCCTATCATGTGGGGCAGATTCTCTACGTGCGCAAGCAACACGGCGTGTGGAATCCGGATAAGGGCGTGAAGTAA
- a CDS encoding DoxX family protein — MMPSAQPILKFESRSASRSILQSEQQPSLALLAIGLLGLGVLGLAVGDFAMVWQPVAPWFPARTALAYAAGALMIGCGAGLMFRATTTWAVRILFPYLIVWQLLKLPSLFVAPKLEAVYLGFGELAVLLAGGWILFARLGDVQAPWLAWATGDRGVRLARYYFAIWIIPIGLSHLIYTKATMELVPAWLPYHLGWAYLTGAGQIASGLGVLFGVLPRIAASAEAAQITLYTLLIWLPAIFATPRARLPWTALWISWTIGAAAWVVAQNTWSKATKR, encoded by the coding sequence ATGATGCCCAGCGCCCAACCCATTCTCAAATTTGAATCCCGCTCCGCTTCACGCTCAATCCTCCAGTCTGAACAGCAGCCCTCGCTCGCCTTATTAGCGATTGGGCTACTCGGACTCGGCGTGCTGGGACTCGCCGTGGGAGACTTCGCGATGGTATGGCAGCCGGTAGCGCCCTGGTTTCCGGCACGCACCGCATTGGCCTATGCGGCCGGCGCGCTCATGATTGGGTGCGGCGCCGGCTTGATGTTCCGGGCGACTACTACCTGGGCGGTACGCATCCTTTTTCCATATCTCATCGTGTGGCAACTGCTTAAGCTACCTTCGCTCTTCGTAGCTCCAAAACTGGAAGCTGTTTACCTTGGATTCGGGGAACTGGCGGTGCTGCTTGCGGGAGGCTGGATACTGTTCGCCCGACTGGGCGATGTGCAAGCGCCGTGGCTCGCATGGGCAACCGGCGATCGCGGCGTCCGCCTCGCGCGCTACTACTTCGCCATCTGGATCATCCCCATCGGCCTCTCGCACCTGATCTACACCAAGGCCACCATGGAACTGGTCCCGGCGTGGCTGCCTTACCACCTCGGCTGGGCTTACCTGACAGGGGCAGGGCAAATTGCTTCAGGCCTTGGTGTTCTCTTCGGCGTACTGCCCCGGATCGCAGCATCAGCTGAGGCCGCCCAGATCACGCTTTACACTCTGCTTATCTGGCTTCCGGCAATCTTTGCGACGCCTCGGGCGCGCTTGCCCTGGACTGCTCTCTGGATATCATGGACCATCGGTGCTGCCGCTTGGGTAGTCGCACAGAACACCTGGTCGAAGGCAACCAAACGATGA
- a CDS encoding RNA polymerase sigma factor codes for MPIALSAMEVETNASMPEGRIREFLETAERRRPQLLRMARRLTNSNEDAEDIVQEALMKAYKALEKFRGESQMSSWLGAIVQNTAHEHLRSRRNRVFVSIEFLSKQDNEVVEIDLPDPGKNPEETWRSREMEGILREEVSKLGMVCRRAIELCVLDENPQLAAAQSLNLSVATMKSRVFRGKRILERAVSRRLGAQHAAMALGTDRRLRCEIQ; via the coding sequence ATGCCAATTGCCTTGAGTGCAATGGAAGTGGAAACGAACGCGTCGATGCCCGAAGGCCGAATACGGGAGTTCCTGGAAACTGCCGAGCGGCGCCGGCCGCAACTGCTGCGGATGGCCAGGCGGCTCACGAATTCGAATGAAGACGCGGAAGACATCGTGCAGGAAGCCCTGATGAAGGCTTACAAAGCGCTCGAGAAGTTTCGCGGCGAGTCGCAAATGTCGAGTTGGCTCGGAGCAATTGTGCAGAACACTGCGCACGAGCATCTGCGCAGTCGCCGCAATCGTGTATTCGTGTCGATAGAGTTTTTAAGCAAACAAGACAATGAGGTTGTGGAGATAGATCTGCCCGATCCTGGAAAGAATCCCGAGGAGACGTGGCGAAGCAGGGAGATGGAGGGCATTCTGCGCGAGGAAGTCAGCAAACTCGGCATGGTGTGCCGTCGTGCGATTGAACTTTGCGTGCTCGACGAAAATCCCCAACTCGCGGCCGCCCAGTCACTCAACCTTAGCGTCGCGACTATGAAATCACGCGTTTTCCGGGGCAAGCGGATTCTTGAACGCGCTGTTTCGCGCCGGCTTGGGGCGCAGCACGCAGCTATGGCGTTGGGGACCGACCGCCGCCTGCGTTGCGAAATACAATAA
- a CDS encoding SRPBCC domain-containing protein codes for MNTMTKLTLKTEGDTHIVVTRHFNAKPELVYRAHTEAALIQKWLLGPDGWTMPICISEARPGGAIRYEWENPSKGKASRFHITGEFLELEPFSRIVHVERMFLPDPTPDNHVETRFDQEGEGTLMTMRMTLPDAATRAQMLASGMEHGMEMSYVRLEGMLPS; via the coding sequence ATGAATACTATGACCAAGCTGACACTCAAGACCGAAGGCGACACCCATATCGTTGTCACGCGCCACTTCAACGCGAAGCCCGAATTGGTTTATCGTGCACATACTGAAGCTGCCCTGATCCAGAAGTGGCTTCTTGGCCCCGATGGATGGACCATGCCCATTTGCATCAGCGAGGCAAGGCCCGGCGGAGCGATCCGTTACGAATGGGAAAACCCGTCGAAGGGCAAAGCCAGTCGTTTCCACATCACCGGCGAATTCCTCGAACTCGAGCCTTTCAGCCGGATTGTCCACGTTGAACGCATGTTCTTGCCCGACCCGACCCCGGATAACCACGTTGAGACCCGCTTCGACCAAGAAGGCGAGGGCACGCTAATGACGATGAGGATGACACTTCCCGATGCTGCGACGCGCGCCCAGATGCTGGCAAGCGGCATGGAGCATGGTATGGAAATGAGCTATGTGCGGCTTGAAGGCATGCTCCCCTCCTGA
- a CDS encoding metalloregulator ArsR/SmtB family transcription factor — MFNLNSTFAALADPTRRAILTRLALGEATVMELAEPFAMTQPAVSRHIKVLEEAGLIERRHEGTRRPSRLAKPGLDAIDQWLEMLRTALTKNYDRLDQVLADMTPNTPDDTGGKIR, encoded by the coding sequence ATGTTTAATTTGAATTCCACTTTTGCTGCACTCGCTGACCCAACTCGCCGCGCAATCCTGACACGACTCGCACTCGGTGAGGCAACGGTTATGGAGTTGGCGGAGCCATTTGCCATGACGCAGCCCGCCGTTTCCAGGCATATCAAAGTGCTCGAAGAGGCGGGCCTGATCGAGCGGCGCCATGAAGGCACCCGGCGACCCAGCCGGCTAGCGAAGCCGGGACTCGACGCGATCGATCAATGGTTGGAAATGCTGCGCACGGCGTTGACAAAGAATTACGACCGGCTGGATCAGGTTTTGGCAGACATGACCCCAAACACACCCGACGACACTGGAGGAAAAATCAGATGA
- a CDS encoding DUF4126 domain-containing protein, protein MPGQELVALIVAVSFAAGLNVYATVATLGLLAHTSVLALPEPLHLLASWWVIGAAAALFAVEFFADKVPAFDLVWNALHTFIRVPVAGLLAWRATETLSPGEQLAATLLGGLIALAAHGGKTAARAAVTPSPEPFSNIGLSVGEDALAISLTWLATVHPYLAGSIVTALVLAIILVIKWVWRAFRSLLVGAERVVAQ, encoded by the coding sequence ATGCCCGGGCAGGAATTGGTCGCACTGATCGTCGCGGTTTCGTTTGCCGCAGGGCTCAACGTGTATGCCACGGTTGCGACGCTCGGGCTGCTGGCACATACCAGTGTGCTGGCACTGCCTGAACCTCTGCATCTGCTCGCAAGCTGGTGGGTCATTGGAGCTGCGGCAGCGCTGTTCGCGGTTGAGTTCTTCGCCGACAAAGTCCCAGCCTTCGACCTGGTATGGAACGCGCTCCACACTTTTATCCGCGTCCCGGTAGCGGGGCTTCTTGCATGGCGCGCGACCGAGACGCTCTCTCCCGGCGAGCAGTTGGCGGCGACCCTGCTCGGTGGATTGATCGCGCTGGCTGCGCACGGTGGGAAAACCGCGGCGCGGGCAGCAGTTACTCCCTCGCCCGAGCCATTTTCGAACATCGGCCTAAGCGTTGGCGAAGATGCGTTGGCAATTTCCCTGACGTGGCTGGCGACGGTGCACCCGTACCTTGCTGGAAGTATCGTGACAGCGCTCGTCCTGGCGATCATTCTTGTAATCAAATGGGTTTGGCGAGCATTTCGTAGCTTGCTGGTCGGCGCAGAGCGCGTAGTTGCTCAATGA
- a CDS encoding DUF2934 domain-containing protein: MIVTKVQKHSKHNKTIHSLPSAETETTTSGICVPKDDISVCAFHLFQERGGQHGHDIQDWLKAELKITER; encoded by the coding sequence ATGATCGTCACTAAAGTTCAAAAGCATTCAAAGCACAATAAGACTATCCACAGCCTGCCATCTGCAGAAACTGAAACAACGACTTCGGGAATTTGCGTCCCTAAGGACGACATAAGTGTCTGCGCCTTTCATTTGTTTCAAGAGCGCGGCGGCCAGCACGGCCACGACATTCAGGACTGGCTCAAGGCGGAGTTGAAGATCACAGAGCGCTAA
- a CDS encoding heme-binding protein — MTTQTRCGILITVLALSATLYTSAQAGHSKDADAAAACKLLPTQSQLKAALKTARSEANGGFNLDMWGTVVNRDGAVCAVAFTGADRGSQWPGSRVISAQKANTANAFSLPKLALSTADLFSAVQPGGSLFGLQASNPVDVSVAYRGEPADYGTSKDPMVGGHIGGVNVFGGGLALYNEQGVLVGAIGVSGDSSCADHNIAWRTRNALKLDHVPGGVGPDKMRPDNIVYDITAAPGLALGASASGWGHPACSADATKIAGQLPPIS; from the coding sequence ATGACGACTCAAACCAGATGCGGAATATTGATTACTGTCCTCGCGTTGAGCGCGACTCTATACACTAGCGCACAGGCTGGTCACAGCAAAGATGCTGACGCTGCAGCAGCCTGCAAACTGCTGCCCACGCAGAGCCAACTCAAGGCGGCACTGAAGACTGCGCGCAGCGAGGCGAATGGCGGCTTCAACCTTGATATGTGGGGCACCGTCGTCAATCGCGATGGAGCGGTCTGCGCGGTGGCTTTCACCGGCGCCGATCGCGGCAGTCAATGGCCTGGGAGCCGCGTGATCTCTGCACAGAAAGCGAATACCGCGAATGCGTTCAGCCTGCCGAAACTCGCACTCTCGACCGCTGATTTGTTCAGCGCGGTACAGCCCGGCGGTTCCCTGTTCGGCCTGCAGGCCAGCAACCCTGTGGACGTATCCGTTGCCTACCGCGGCGAGCCTGCTGACTACGGAACGTCTAAAGACCCGATGGTCGGCGGCCACATCGGAGGGGTGAATGTCTTCGGCGGCGGACTCGCACTCTACAACGAGCAGGGTGTGCTTGTCGGGGCCATCGGCGTAAGCGGTGACTCATCGTGCGCCGACCACAACATCGCCTGGCGTACGCGGAATGCGCTCAAGCTTGACCACGTTCCAGGAGGAGTAGGGCCCGACAAGATGCGACCCGACAACATTGTCTACGACATCACTGCCGCGCCCGGCCTTGCTCTTGGCGCCAGCGCGTCCGGCTGGGGCCATCCCGCTTGCAGCGCCGACGCGACGAAGATCGCCGGACAATTACCTCCTATTTCGTAG
- a CDS encoding DUF1569 domain-containing protein, whose product MKNLFQPATVQEVKNRLAHLRADSPRLWGKMTPAQTMAHCAMGMELALGERRPPRMMIGRIIGRVIKPMAFKESEPMRRNSPTVPGLAVTDDRDFDRERDALCAIIDRFSAAGPAGCTDHPHSFFGRLTPDEWSMWMYKHIDHHLQQFGV is encoded by the coding sequence ATGAAGAACCTGTTTCAACCGGCTACCGTGCAGGAAGTGAAGAACCGCCTCGCGCATCTGCGCGCCGACAGCCCACGCCTCTGGGGCAAGATGACTCCCGCGCAGACCATGGCGCATTGCGCGATGGGCATGGAGCTTGCTCTGGGCGAGCGGCGTCCGCCACGCATGATGATTGGCCGCATCATTGGGCGCGTGATCAAGCCGATGGCATTCAAGGAGAGCGAACCGATGCGGCGCAACTCGCCCACGGTCCCCGGGCTTGCCGTCACCGATGATCGCGACTTTGACCGCGAGCGCGACGCACTCTGCGCAATCATCGACCGTTTCTCTGCGGCCGGTCCCGCCGGGTGCACGGATCATCCTCACAGCTTCTTCGGCCGCCTCACCCCCGACGAGTGGTCCATGTGGATGTACAAACACATCGACCATCATCTTCAGCAATTCGGCGTATAG